The Flavobacterium johnsoniae UW101 genomic interval TCATAAAAATGATTACAAATGGCGCAAAAGGTTATCTGCTGAAAGATACGTCACCAGATATTTTTAAAGATGCTATTGAATGTGTTATAGAAAAAGGATTTTATTACACCGAACTGGTTTCGGGAATTCTTATTAACAAGGTCAACAGTGATAATAAAAAAGTGAATTTAAAAGAAAAAGAACTGGTTTTTATAAAACATGCCTGCACCGAGATGACTTACAAAGAAATCGCTTCAGAAATGTGCCTGAGTCCTAAAACCATCGACGGTTACAGGGAATGTTTATTTGATAAATTAGAAATAAAAACCAGAATAGGTTTAGTACTGTATGCCGTTAAACACAAAATTGTATTTGTATAATTAATAAGTCAGCGCAGCAAAAACAGGATATTCTTTAATTTTTTTACGTCCGTTTAGAAAAGTTAACTCCATCAGGAAATTACATTGTACAATTTCTCCGCCTAGTTTTTCAACCAATTCACAAACGGCTTTTGCTGTTCCGCCGGTTGCCAGTACATCGTCATGAATTAAAACACGATCGCCTTTTTTTATGGCATCTATATGCATTTCGAGACTGTCTGTTCCGTATTCTAATTCGTATGAAGCTGAAATAATATCAAAAGGCAGTTTTTTAGGTTTTCTAACCGGAATAAATCCTGCTTTTAATTCTTGTGCCAATAACATTCCGAAGAAAAAGCCGCGGCTTTCTGCTCCTACTACCTTATCGATTTTCTGCCCTTTTAGAGAATTTACCAGAATTGACAAGCATTCCTGTCTGGCTTCGACGTTATTTAACAACGGAGTGATATCTTTAAATAAAATTCCTTCTTTTGGAAATCCCTGAATATCACGTATATAATTTTCAATCTTCATTTTTTTTTATTTTTATCTTATTTTATGTTTGTATATGTCACATTTATGTCTATCTTTGCACCCGCAATAAGCAATCAACAAAGCTACAAAAAAATAGCTAATTGATAACAAAAAGGCCTCGTGGCGCAACTGAATAGCGCATCTGATTACGGCTCAGAAGGTTACTGGTTTGAATCCAGTCGAGGTCACTACTCGGGACAAAAGAAAAATATCATCTTTTGTTCCGTTTTTTTTTGCCCGTAATCTATTGTTTACCAGATAGATGCACTTGAACATTTCGTTGACCCTAGCGGTTTGGATTTTATTGTTTTGAAATGTGAAATTTTCGGGAAAAATTAAACCGATTATCTCTCTGGAGTCGACTAAAGACCCGTCACCAAAGGCCTCGCCGAGCTTTATTAGGTTTTGCAGTCCTGTGTTCATTAAAGATTCAATATCGGCTCGGTCTTCATCCACATTTCCAATCTCATTTTCAAGCCTGCTGATCTCAGCATTGTATTCTGTCTTCATTAAATGATAGTCATCGGCATCTATCTTCTCGGTAACCAGCAGGTTTCTGGCAACAGCCAGTTTTTTTTCGTAAACCCCAATCTGTTCCAGGGATTTCTTTTTCTCATTTATAACCAATCCTGTATGTTCCCTGTATGCTTCAAGCAGAACTGCACTGTATAATTTTCTTACTTCGGCCAGAGGCTTGAACTTATTTAAATGCCCTTTAAATACACTATTGGCCATTTCGGAATTTACCCTCCACTTGCATACTTTATCGCAGTGGTAATAGAAGTAATCTCTGCTTCTGCCCCTGCACTTGCTGCCTCCCAATTTCTGTCCGCATTTAGGACAGACAAAAAATCCCCTGAGGGGAAAATTCTCAATTGTTTTGATTTTTGGCCTGTACGTCCTTGCTTTACTATTGAGTATATCCTGAACTTTATAGAACAGATCTTGGCTGATTATTGGATCATGCTGCCCCTTTACAAGCCTTTCCTCCTCATCTCGATACTTTGGAACTACTATCATTCCGCAGTATAATGGATTTCTTATAATCAGCCACATGTTGTTCTTAGAGATCCCCATGCCCTTTTCTTTGGCTGTCTGATATATTGATTCGGTACTGAAAATATTTTTTGCAATCTGTTCATATACCCAAACAACGTTTGCAGCCTTATCTGGCACAATTGCAATATACTTTTTTCCATCTTCGGTAACTTTGTTAGCATAGCCATACGGAGCCATTCCCATATGCCTGCCCTCTTTTTTGCCCCTTCTGAGGCCCTGAAACGTATTTAGCGCCCTGCGGTCATTTTCAACCTCAGGCGCAGCAAGATAAAATGCCAGCATCATCTTATTCTCCGGAACACTAAGATCCAGCGGCTGCTCAATTGCCTGCGGTTCGACTCCCAACGCCCTTAATTGATTTATCATCTGATAGGCATCGCCCGCGTTTCGGCTGAACCTATCCCATTTCATAAAAAGGACCAGGCTTATTTTATGTTTGCGTTTTTTTATGTCGGCAAGAAATTTTTTCCATTGCGGCCTGTTGAAAGTTTTTGCCGAATGATCTTCGTAAATCACATTGCGTATCTGAATTCTGTTGATGCCACAGTACTTTCTCAGCATCTCTTCCTGATTGCGCTGAGAGAAGCCTTTCTCAGCCTGCTCATCAGTGCTTACCCTGATATACAAATCTGCTATCTTGCTCATTCTGTTTTATTTAAATGTTTAACCACCGCGATATTAGCAATTTTTCTCAAGAAATACAAGATTTCTTCAGCCTGTTCAAAAGTCACCTCCAAGCCTTCAGTTTTAAGCATCTGCAGTGCTTTTTCAGTTGTAATTTTCGACTCATTGTAACCTGTCTCGTTTTCCATCTCATTATCCATTTTAGATTATAATTACACTAGATAGAAATTTATTTTAATTAAATGTCATGATGTATAAATCGGTTTTCACTGGCATAAAGTGGAAGCACATGTCTATCAATTAGAGATAGCTGATTTGTTATTTTTAAAGAGTATATTTACATTAGAATTCCGCCAATAATCAGCATTTTAATTAAAAAAATGAAATCGCTATGGTATTTACAGCAGTAAATTTAAAAAAGCATTTGGGCAAGACGCTGCCGCAGATTTTGTTTGCCGATTTAGATTATTTCATTTGGGCATACGAGAACAACGTTTTCAGAAATCCGCCTCTTAAGCTGGAAGCAGAGTACATATTTAAAAGGATTAAGAACATAAAAATTCCAAAAGAAAACCCAGAAGAATACGAAGTGGAATACCTGATCCATCAGCCTACCGGCAAATTCGGTCATTTTGAACTGGTGCCTAAAACTACACCCCTGCACAAGGGTGGAAGTCCCGCTTTCAGAACCGAAAATATAGATCTAACTGTTGCCAGATCTATTGCAGCTTACGACAAAAGCGGATGCCGTACCATGATAGAATACTTAAAAAAATATTATTTCGGCGATAGCAGCTATAAAATGGTTAAAAAAAGGTGTGAGGATTTTTTCAATAAGGATTCAAATTTCGTCTTATTATAATTTCACATAATTATGAAACCGAGTTTTAATTATTTTATCGGTAAAAGTACCGCAGCAATTTATAAACTCTGCATTGGAAAAGGCAACGCAAAGGAAAGATTGATTGAATCCGAGCTTGAGATAAGGTCCGCTTTGCGCGCTCCTGTTCCTGATGAATTAATGCCCTTGAAAAATAAGATAAAACACAATCTGCTTTACAGCGGACAAGGAGCATCAGGCGCTGCGAAGGGTTCAATAGCCAGATCCCTGCTTGGAAAGCGGAATTCAACAGCGTCCAAATTCATCGCAGACATAATTCGGCTCCATCTTGAAGTTGAAGCTTACATGAAATATTCCAGCCGGAACTAGCTGGCTTAAAAATCTATTATATCAGCAGATCTGCAAATAACCACCCCTGATAAAATATAAAACTTTATGGCAAAAGAACTCTCAAACAAGAATTCCAACGATATTTCCGTTACCGATCTTATCACATCAGCAACTGTCAGAATAGAAACTTTTGGCAAAAATGGCGGCACAGGTACCGGCTTCTTTTTTGATTTCGATCCGCAAACCCCAGAAACACTGGATAGCTTAGTGATTGTAACCAACTGTCATGTTGTAGATGGAGTCCAGAATGGCCAGTTTACCCTAACCAAGAAAGACCAAAATGGAGAACAGATTAACACTGAACATTTGACAATTTTCCTTGAAGACTTCCAATCGCACTGGATTAACCATCCCGACGACGAAGTCGACTTATGCATTCTGCCGATAAAATCAATTAAGCACTTAATCAAAGAAGATTTTTTTTACGGAGCGTTTGACTCCAGCCATATCCCCACTAAACAGGAAATTGAAAACTTATGTGCCATCGAAGAAATCATAATGGTCGGATATCCTGAAAACATTTGGGATGACCACAACAACAAACCCATTGTCAGAAAAGGAATTACTGCAACCAGCCCAAGACTGCCATATCTTGGCTACGATGAATTTTTAATTGATGCGGCGTGTTTTCCCGGCTCAAGCGGATCGCCGATCATTATTTACAATATCGGCCAATATATGGATCGAAATGAAAACCATTATTTTGTCAAATATCGGATAATCCTGCTTGGTATTTTATACGAGGGACCGCAATACACCGCTGAAGGAGAAATAGAAAGAGTGCCAATCAAAAAGAAAAAGATTGTAAAGACGCAATTGCCAATTAACCTTGGAGCGGCTATAAACGGCAGCAAGATCCTGGATTTTGCCGAGCGTTTACAGTAAAGATAATCGTCTTGCACAGATTTAGATTTTGAAAAATCTTAAACCTGTTTCATTTACCTAAGCTTCTCCTAAAATTTCAGAAAGCAGAACCTTTCTAAATCCTTCCGGCGCCGCTTCTGACGCTAAAGCAAGTTTTACAGCAGTAAGGCCTTCGACAGTCTGCTGAACCGCTAAATTGCTCCAGTCGAAATCAAAAATCTCCTGAAAATATTGCGCCACTGGCCTGTCTCTTATCAATAAGCTGGCGTCCCTGTTGTACATGGCTCCCGTCGTGGTTAAATTATGGCTTCCGAATAAAACCTGAGCATTGGCTTGGTCTGAAGAATCAACAATTATTGCTTTGGTATGGCATCGGCACTGTACTTTTATATTATCAGTATTAAAGCCAAATTTTTTAAGCCTTGTGAGTGTTTTAACCAAACCAGCCTGCCCTTTAGCCCCAAATTCACGCGGATCCCTGAAAATTATCCTCACCGCCACGCCATTGCTCTGCTTTTCGACAACCGCCCTGTAAAAGCTTTCATAAACAGGATCGTTGTTCTCCAATAATGAAAAAGACTGGTTTTCAATGTCAATGCTAACCTTTGCACTTTTAACCATTTCTGTCGCATGATAAAGGAACATACGCTGGCCCTCAGAATTTTTATCCGGAGTCAGCAGAGGCTGCACATCAAGTATGCGCTTAACTGTCAACGGCTTAAAATATCTTACTATCGGAGGTACTGGAGGACAGATCCCCTTAGAGATAAAGACATAGGAATTTGCGAGCTTTTCTTTAACATCGAAAGGCACACGCAGCGCTTCCTGATAATCCCAATCTATGTACTTTCTGAAAATGGTAGCCAACGTCGCATTTTTTATTACCACATTCCACTCCCGGTTATGTTTCGCAAGCGGTCCGGGAATAGCCTGGCCCTTGCCTGCCGGATCAATATCGGCTTGGTTCGAATTCTTCCAATTTCCGCTGCTCAGCCAGAACTCCTCATCATCTCGCGCTGCTACTTTTATATGATAGTCGCTCGCAATTAATTTGCCGCTTCCTACAGATGACCAGACATGCTCAAATTTACTCCCTAGACGGCTCTTCATATTATTCACCGCTCTATCAGTGCCATCGTTTTGGGTAACCATTCTAAGGCTCCCGTTGCAGTTTTGCACAGCCTCAAAAATTGCCGAACTAATGTGCTCAGCCTCCCACTCGTACATGGTTGCAGTAAGCCTGCTGCTTACTCTTTTAAGAAAATCCTTCAGATTTGGCCATCCCGAATCAGGGCTAACATGAAAAACCGCTTCCATATACTCAACTACACGGGGCAGCCCAATATTTGCAGGCTCACGATAATTGCCTGGCTTTGGCGCAGCCCAAAAGCTTACATCCACCCCCAAATATTCAAGCTGCTGTTCGAATCCCGCAGCCACCACATCGATTCCGTATCCCATGAACTCTGCAGGCAGAGGTTTCACCGCCAGTTCAAGCAGCGTCTTTTCATTAATTTTTTCCGCAACTTGCACAGAGATGACCTCTTCGTCCGTAATCCATCCATTTTTAAATCTAAAGCCCTGCTCAATATTTAGGACGCCAGGAATACCATAAAGTTCCTGCTTAGCCATCTCAACAGCTTCCGCCAGTTCCATTTTATAATTTTCTCCCATAACAAATCATATTAAATGACACTTAATATTTATGTTCCAACCAATATTCATCTTAGTTTAATTCAGGTATCGAATCTTATACAATTCAAATCTGCGCCCAATTATTCATAATTCTAAATCTAGAAAAATGTCAAACGCAAAACACACAATAAATATAGAAAAAACATCAAACAGACAACAGGTACAAATACCTGTTTTCCAATAATATATACCAATTTATCTAATTCAGAATTTCAGATTGCATCCTATTCCCGCTCTAATATCCTAGTCACATGGCTTCCCGTTATTTTTTTGCCAACAGCCTGTATGCTTCTGTCTTATTTCAGGAGCAAAGGTATCTCCGTGTTCTTAACCCAGAAGCAAGGCCATGTCCTGCGGATTTGATATAAAATCTCCACCCATACGGGTCGTATTTTCCATCAAAGCCTTGCTTCTGCTAAACACTAACCTTTTTATGCTCATGAAACAAAACATAGCATACACCGGCTCTTTAAACGAATAAAAAAAATGTCAGCAATGAGAAATAAAATATTGGAAGCGGAAAATGAAACAAAACAGCTCCACCTCGTCATTGCCGAATAAATAAAATTTCAAAAAAAATTAATCCTTAAAAATCAGAAATCATGAACATCATCGGAAGAGTAACAAAAGACGCAGAGGTACGCACCTTGTCAGGAAACAGACAGGTCGTGAATTTTTCAATAGCGACAAACGATAGCTACAGAAGCAAGGAGGGCGAGCGAGTGGAACAGACCACTTACTTCGACTGCGCCTACTGGATTAGCCCGAAAGTAGCGGAAATACTGAGAAAGGGAACTCTTGTGGAACTGTCAGGCAGGGTAAGCGCAAGAGCATGGAAAGGAAGCGACGGGGAACTGCATGCGGGACTGAACTTCAATACCTCGCAGATTAAGCTGCACGGAGGCGTAAAAAAGGAACAGGGCGAAGTTACGGCAACACAGAACAAAAGCAGCAGACCTGCTGTGCAGGAACCTGAGGAAGACCTGCCGTTTTAAGGCTCACATAGGAATTAATATCAAGTTTCAACTTTAAAACAATTATCATGGCACACAATATCAATTACAACAGCAGCACAGGAAATTATTCATTTTTCAGCGTAAAGCAGAAAGCATGGCACAATCTCGGAAAAACGGTGCAGGACTATCCGACAAGCGCAGAAGCCATCAGGCACGCCCAATTGGATTACGAGGTCGCCAAAACGCCTTTATACACCAAAGCCTTGGCAAAGGAGGAAATGCAGGACGGTACTGTGACGGCAGGCGCAGAACTGCACGTTCCCGATTATTTCTCGACCATCCGCACCGACAGCAATACGGTTTTGGGCGTAGTGGGGAAAGACTACCATATAGTACAGAACCGTGAGGCGTTCAGCTTTTTTGACGCCATAGTCGGCGGCGGCGAAGGCATCCTGTATGAAACCGCAGGGGCGTTAGGGAACGGGGAACGCATCTTCATTACAGCCAAGCTTCCCGACTACATCAGGGTCGGCAGCGGGGATGATGTGACTGAAAAATATATTTTCCTGACCACCTCCCACGATGGAAGCGGAAGCATTACAGCAGCCTTCACTCCCATCCGAATCGTATGCCAAAACACACTTAACGCCTCGCTCCGCAGCATGAGCAACGTGGTGCGCATCCGACACACTTCGGGAGCAAAACAGCGCCTTGATGATGCGCACAAGGTCATGGGACTGGCAAACACGCTCAGCAGTCAGCTGGAGGACATCTTCAACCATTGGGCTAAAGTAAAAGTTACGGATACAGAGGTCAAAAAGTTGATTCAGCTGGCATTATGCCCGAACAGGGAAACTCTGGAAATGCTTAAAACTGGCGCAGATGATGCAGTGTCCGCCATTTTCAGAAACACCGTGGAAGATGCTTTTG includes:
- a CDS encoding response regulator transcription factor codes for the protein MKPNTKSKIIIVDDHQLFSQSLELLIKSFGDYEVIDRFENGKVFISYLQENPETNIDLVLLDVNMPVLDGLSTMKWIKENRPDLKVIALSVNDDEEIIIKMITNGAKGYLLKDTSPDIFKDAIECVIEKGFYYTELVSGILINKVNSDNKKVNLKEKELVFIKHACTEMTYKEIASEMCLSPKTIDGYRECLFDKLEIKTRIGLVLYAVKHKIVFV
- a CDS encoding adenine phosphoribosyltransferase, which produces MKIENYIRDIQGFPKEGILFKDITPLLNNVEARQECLSILVNSLKGQKIDKVVGAESRGFFFGMLLAQELKAGFIPVRKPKKLPFDIISASYELEYGTDSLEMHIDAIKKGDRVLIHDDVLATGGTAKAVCELVEKLGGEIVQCNFLMELTFLNGRKKIKEYPVFAALTY
- a CDS encoding recombinase family protein, producing MSKIADLYIRVSTDEQAEKGFSQRNQEEMLRKYCGINRIQIRNVIYEDHSAKTFNRPQWKKFLADIKKRKHKISLVLFMKWDRFSRNAGDAYQMINQLRALGVEPQAIEQPLDLSVPENKMMLAFYLAAPEVENDRRALNTFQGLRRGKKEGRHMGMAPYGYANKVTEDGKKYIAIVPDKAANVVWVYEQIAKNIFSTESIYQTAKEKGMGISKNNMWLIIRNPLYCGMIVVPKYRDEEERLVKGQHDPIISQDLFYKVQDILNSKARTYRPKIKTIENFPLRGFFVCPKCGQKLGGSKCRGRSRDYFYYHCDKVCKWRVNSEMANSVFKGHLNKFKPLAEVRKLYSAVLLEAYREHTGLVINEKKKSLEQIGVYEKKLAVARNLLVTEKIDADDYHLMKTEYNAEISRLENEIGNVDEDRADIESLMNTGLQNLIKLGEAFGDGSLVDSREIIGLIFPENFTFQNNKIQTARVNEMFKCIYLVNNRLRAKKNGTKDDIFLLSRVVTSTGFKPVTF
- a CDS encoding S1 family peptidase; this encodes MAKELSNKNSNDISVTDLITSATVRIETFGKNGGTGTGFFFDFDPQTPETLDSLVIVTNCHVVDGVQNGQFTLTKKDQNGEQINTEHLTIFLEDFQSHWINHPDDEVDLCILPIKSIKHLIKEDFFYGAFDSSHIPTKQEIENLCAIEEIIMVGYPENIWDDHNNKPIVRKGITATSPRLPYLGYDEFLIDAACFPGSSGSPIIIYNIGQYMDRNENHYFVKYRIILLGILYEGPQYTAEGEIERVPIKKKKIVKTQLPINLGAAINGSKILDFAERLQ
- a CDS encoding phospholipase D-like domain-containing protein codes for the protein MGENYKMELAEAVEMAKQELYGIPGVLNIEQGFRFKNGWITDEEVISVQVAEKINEKTLLELAVKPLPAEFMGYGIDVVAAGFEQQLEYLGVDVSFWAAPKPGNYREPANIGLPRVVEYMEAVFHVSPDSGWPNLKDFLKRVSSRLTATMYEWEAEHISSAIFEAVQNCNGSLRMVTQNDGTDRAVNNMKSRLGSKFEHVWSSVGSGKLIASDYHIKVAARDDEEFWLSSGNWKNSNQADIDPAGKGQAIPGPLAKHNREWNVVIKNATLATIFRKYIDWDYQEALRVPFDVKEKLANSYVFISKGICPPVPPIVRYFKPLTVKRILDVQPLLTPDKNSEGQRMFLYHATEMVKSAKVSIDIENQSFSLLENNDPVYESFYRAVVEKQSNGVAVRIIFRDPREFGAKGQAGLVKTLTRLKKFGFNTDNIKVQCRCHTKAIIVDSSDQANAQVLFGSHNLTTTGAMYNRDASLLIRDRPVAQYFQEIFDFDWSNLAVQQTVEGLTAVKLALASEAAPEGFRKVLLSEILGEA
- a CDS encoding single-stranded DNA-binding protein, translated to MNIIGRVTKDAEVRTLSGNRQVVNFSIATNDSYRSKEGERVEQTTYFDCAYWISPKVAEILRKGTLVELSGRVSARAWKGSDGELHAGLNFNTSQIKLHGGVKKEQGEVTATQNKSSRPAVQEPEEDLPF
- a CDS encoding DUF932 domain-containing protein, which translates into the protein MAHNINYNSSTGNYSFFSVKQKAWHNLGKTVQDYPTSAEAIRHAQLDYEVAKTPLYTKALAKEEMQDGTVTAGAELHVPDYFSTIRTDSNTVLGVVGKDYHIVQNREAFSFFDAIVGGGEGILYETAGALGNGERIFITAKLPDYIRVGSGDDVTEKYIFLTTSHDGSGSITAAFTPIRIVCQNTLNASLRSMSNVVRIRHTSGAKQRLDDAHKVMGLANTLSSQLEDIFNHWAKVKVTDTEVKKLIQLALCPNRETLEMLKTGADDAVSAIFRNTVEDAFAYAMASDTQQMETTKGTLYGAYNAVTGYYQNVRTYKDDEAKLQSIVMGGTAQLKSQKAFELCTSFAVDGNKALMLN